A region of Lycium barbarum isolate Lr01 chromosome 1, ASM1917538v2, whole genome shotgun sequence DNA encodes the following proteins:
- the LOC132619767 gene encoding uncharacterized protein LOC132619767, which yields MDQNLPIITKKFWKIVRVAYFMLRKGLSKRKLMFDLNLFMKRGKNASKAAIQNLMFHGHYTQGHQSTSKEYYEFSCSNSPAFHLPFNLNKRNKHTHHAPVIEYDDVIMMNSAVLKALEMLQSETASPALPGIGRTPTVRPLRVTDSLFPLRDADGDISHVDEKADEFISRFYRDLRRSEASAIA from the coding sequence ATGGATCAAAATTTGCCAATTATTACAAAAAAGTTCTGGAAGATAGTCCGCGTGGCTTACTTCATGTTGAGAAAAGGGCTATCAAAGAGAAAACTAATGTTTGATCTCAACTTATTTATGAAACGTGGCAAAAATGCAAGCAAAGCCGCCATTCAAAATCTCATGTTCCACGGCCATTATACCCAAGGCCACCAATCAACTTCCAAAGAGTACTATGAGTTCAGCTGCAGTAACAGCCCTGCTTTCCACCTTCCCTTCAACCTCAACAAACGCAATAAGCATACTCACCATGCACCTGTCATTGAATACGACGACGTTATAATGATGAACAGTGCCGTTTTGAAGGCATTGGAAATGCTTCAGAGTGAAACAGCATCACCTGCTTTGCCTGGAATTGGGAGAACTCCAACAGTGAGGCCATTAAGGGTAACTGACTCGCTTTTTCCTCTAAGAGATGCTGACGGTGACATTAGCCACGTAGACGAGAAAGCTGATGAATTCATTTCAAGGTTCTACAGAGATTTGAGAAGATCAGAGGCTTCTGCTATTGCTTGA
- the LOC132619832 gene encoding uncharacterized protein LOC132619832: protein MDQNLSIIAKKFWKIVRVAYFMLRKGLSKRKLMFDLNLFMKRGKIASKAAIQNLMFQGHYTQGHQSSSKEYYELSCSNRPSFHLPFNLNKRNKHTQHAPAIEDDDVVMMNSAVLKALEMLQSETASPALPGFGRTPTVRQLRVTDSPFPLRDADCDISHVDEKADEFISRFYRDLRREASAFA from the coding sequence ATGGATCAAAATTTGTCAATCATAGCAAAAAAGTTCTGGAAAATAGTCCGAGTGGCTTACTTCATGTTGAGAAAAGGGCTATCAAAGAGAAAACTAATGTTTGATCTCAACTTATTTATGAAACGTGGCAAAATTGCAAGCAAAGCAGCCATTCAAAATCTCATGTTCCAGGGCCATTATACCCAAGGCCACCAATCATCTTCCAAAGAGTACTATGAATTAAGTTGCAGTAATAGACCTTCTTTCCACCTACCTTTCAATCTCAACAAACGCAACAAGCATACTCAACATGCACCTGCCATTGAAGACGACGACGTTGTAATGATGAACTCTGCCGTACTGAAGGCATTGGAAATGCTTCAGAGCGAAACAGCGTCACCTGCTTTGCCTGGATTCGGGAGAACTCCAACAGTGAGGCAATTAAGGGTCACTGACTCTCCTTTTCCTCTAAGAGATGCTGACTGTGACATTAGCCACGTAGACGAGAAAGCTGATGAATTCATTTCAAGGTTCTACAGAGATTTGAGAAGAGAGGCCTCTGCTTTTGCTTAA
- the LOC132619891 gene encoding uncharacterized protein LOC132619891 — protein sequence MDQNLPTIAKKFWKIVRVAFFMLRKGLSKRKLMFDLNLFMKRGKIARKAAFQNLMFHGHHTQGHNNTLGHPYCPSSSKEYYEFSCSNSPAFHLNKRNKHTQHARVIEDDDILMMNSAVLKALEMLQSETSSPPLPGFGRTPTVRQLRVTDSPFLLRDVEGDISHVDEKADEFISRFYRDLRREACAFA from the coding sequence ATGGATCAAAATTTGCCAACTATAGCCAAAAAGTTCTGGAAAATAGTCCGAGTGGCTTTCTTCATGCTGAGAAAAGGGTTATCAAAGAGAAAACTAATGTTTGATCTCAACTTATTTATGAAACGTGGCAAAATTGCTCGCAAAGCCGCCTTTCAAAATCTCATGTTCCACGGCCATCATACTCAAGGCCATAATAATACACTGGGGCACCCATATTGTCCTTCATCTTCCAAAGAGTACTATGAGTTTAGCTGTAGTAACAGCCCCGCTTTCCACCTCAACAAACGCAATAAGCATACTCAACATGCTCGTGTCATTGAGGACGACGACATTTTAATGATGAACTCTGCTGTTTTGAAGGCATTGGAAATGCTTCAGAGTGAAACATCTTCACCTCCATTGCCTGGATTTGGGAGAACTCCAACAGTGAGGCAATTAAGGGTCACTGACTCTCCTTTTCTTCTAAGAGATGTTGAGGGTGACATTAGTCACGTAGATGAGAAAGCTGATGAATTCATTTCAAGGTTCTACAGAGATTTGAGAAGAGAGGCCTGTGCTTTTGCTTAA